The Streptosporangiales bacterium genome segment GACGTCAGGTCCGTACCCGACGGTGATCGTGAGGTTCGCGGGATCGGCCGCGAGCTCCGGCTCGGTGTCGGTCAGGCCGGGACGCCCGCGGGTGAGGCGGGACGCGTCGTCGGTCCAGATCGTCATCAGCCGGCGGAGCGCGTCGCGGTCCACCGACGGCCGCAGGTCGAACGCCACGAACGCGGCGAACGCCTGCGGCGGCGTGGTGACGCCGGCCTGCCGGTGGCCGTGGAACGGATGCCGCCGCGGCCCTGGAGGCGAGGCGTCGGGAGCGGCCCGATCCACGAGCCGTGTGCCGCCCACGGCGAGCCCGGCGCCGCCGAGCGCGGCGACGCCGGACGCGAGCAGACCGCGCCTGCTGACCGCCGGTGCCCGGCGCTCAGCCATGGTCGTGGCTTCGGTAGCTCTCCTTCGCGCCGGAGAACGACCGTGCCGGCGCCTCGAACGCCTTCCGTGAGCCGTCCGCGAAGACGAGGGAGACCCTGACGGAGTCGCCCGGCATGATCGGCTTCGCGACGTCCATCAGCATCACGTGGTCGCCGCCGGGGGACAGCACGTGCCGTCCTCCGGCCTCGACGACGAAGCCGCCCTTCTTCGGCCGCATCACCGCGTCGCCGTCGCCGTTCCTCGTCGTCTCGTGCAGCTCGACGACCGGCGACGCCGACGTGGTCGCGGACGTCACCCGCACGTCGGTGCCGGACGGGTTCCGCAGCGTGCCGAAGACCGCGGTCATGCCCTTGTCGGCGGCCTTC includes the following:
- a CDS encoding copper chaperone PCu(A)C is translated as MSARTCAVALGSAAVLAISATGCADGAAAPTSTPTAKQAATVRVVDPWVKAADKGMTAVFGTLRNPSGTDVRVTSATTSASPVVELHETTRNGDGDAVMRPKKGGFVVEAGGRHVLSPGGDHVMLMDVAKPIMPGDSVRVSLVFADGSRKAFEAPARSFSGAKESYRSHDHG